In the genome of Gemmatimonadaceae bacterium, one region contains:
- a CDS encoding methyltransferase domain-containing protein: MTVEKDYVLGTHDEEIERLGLQHRVWRPKATDAWQRAGFTVGQTLLDVGCGPGYATLDLAEIVGPAGRVVGVDRSRRFLSYLESQRELRGIGHVETVEMDLDDARLAERLPAGIDGAWCRWVYAFVQDPKALLARVAGALRPGGVMVIHEYFDYSTWRLIPPSPAQELFVGKVMETWRATGGEVEIGTSIPGWLGELDFSIESVQPLIEIVGPRDYFWEWPKAFMDVGVERMRELGSLTPQEADGVRRALADAERDPRSLMVTPGVIEIIARR, encoded by the coding sequence ATGACCGTTGAAAAAGACTACGTCCTCGGCACGCACGACGAGGAGATCGAGCGGCTCGGACTCCAGCACCGGGTGTGGCGGCCGAAGGCGACCGACGCATGGCAGCGCGCCGGCTTCACCGTTGGCCAGACGCTGCTGGACGTCGGGTGCGGACCCGGGTACGCAACCCTCGATCTCGCGGAGATCGTCGGACCGGCCGGCCGGGTGGTCGGCGTGGATCGCTCGCGCCGTTTTCTGAGCTATCTCGAGAGCCAGCGAGAGCTGCGCGGCATCGGCCACGTCGAGACCGTGGAGATGGACCTGGACGATGCGCGGCTGGCCGAGCGGCTGCCGGCGGGTATTGACGGCGCCTGGTGCCGATGGGTGTACGCCTTCGTGCAGGATCCGAAAGCGCTGCTGGCGCGCGTCGCGGGCGCGCTGCGGCCCGGCGGCGTCATGGTCATCCACGAGTACTTCGACTACTCGACGTGGCGCCTCATCCCCCCTTCGCCCGCGCAGGAGCTGTTCGTTGGGAAGGTCATGGAGACGTGGCGCGCGACGGGAGGCGAGGTCGAGATTGGAACGTCCATCCCGGGCTGGCTCGGCGAGCTGGATTTCTCGATCGAGAGCGTGCAGCCGCTGATCGAGATAGTGGGCCCGCGCGATTACTTCTGGGAATGGCCGAAGGCTTTCATGGACGTGGGAGTCGAGCGGATGCGCGAGCTAGGCTCGCTAACACCGCAGGAAGCCGATGGCGTGCGCCGAGCGTTGGCCGACGCGGAGCGCGACCCTCGATCGCTGATGGTAACGCCGGGCGTGATCGAGATAATCGCGCGGCGATGA